The genome window GGGGTGAATCTCGAATCGTTCGAGTAGGGTGACTCTTTCATCCGAATCCGTCAGCTAACTCCGTAAGTGTCATAAGAGAGACAGCAATTACCTTGCGTATGATCGACATAGTTTATTTCGCTATGCCCAGAAGCCAAGTGAGTTTCTTCTCGTTCGGCTTCTTTTTTGATTCCATTTTCCGGGGAAGGGAGTGATGGCAAGAAAAATCTGCATGAGGGTTGTCAGTTTTGAGAGGGGAAACTAACGGAAAATGTATGCGAGGAGAATCAACATGATATCGGGATTAAAACGATTTTTAATCGGCAGACCGATGAAGTCAAAAGAGCTAGGGGAAGAAAAATTATCGAAGGTAAAAGCGCTAGCAGTGTTGTCATCAGATGCTTTATCTTCCGTAGCTTATGGAACGGAGCAAATTCTTCTCGTTTTAGTAACGCTGGGTGCAGTAGCACTCTGGTACTCGATTCCCATTTCCATTGCGGTTATCGGTCTTTTGACCATTCTCATCTTGTCTTACCGTCAGACGATCTTTGCCTACACGACGGGCGGCGGGGCGTACATTGTAGCCAAGGACAATTTCGGAACCTCAACCGGTTTGGTCGCAGGGGGATCGCTGCTGGTTGATTACATCTTGACAGTAGCGGTGAGTACTTCGGCTTCCACCGATGCCATTACGTCAGCCTTTCCGGTCCTCCACGAGCATCGGGTGCTGATAGCGCTGGTCATGATCGTGACGGTGACCATCCTGAATCTGAGGGGGATCACGGAGTCGGCAACCATTTTAATGTATCCCGTATACCTGTTTGTCATTGCTATTTTTCTTTTGATCATTGGCGGGGGATATCAATGGCTGGTCGGTAACGTGCATGGGCAAGCGCCAGTCTATGGAGCAGCGGTGCCGGGAATCACGTTATTTTTGCTTTTACGCGCATTCAGTTCGGGCTGTTCGGCGTTGACAGGAGTAGAGGCCGTCTCGAATGCCATCCCCAACTTCAAGAATCCTGCCCCGAAAAATGCCGCCGTCACTTTGATCATGATGGGGCTCATCCTAGGTGCGATGTTTATGGGGATCAGCTTGTTGGCCTATGTTTACGGCATTGGCCCAACTCCCAAAGAAACAGTCGTTTCCCAAATTGCTTCAGCGGTGTTTGGAAGGGGGATCCTTTACTACTTTATCCAAGCGGTTACAGCGTTAATCCTTTTCCTGGCTGCCAATACGGCGTTTGCTGCTTTTCCGTTGCTGGCTTTTATGCTGGCGAAGGATCGCTTCATGCCCAACATGTTCATGGTGCGTGGAGATCGCCTGGGCTTCTCCAACGGAATCATCTTTCTCGGCATTCTTTCTGCGATCCTTGTCATTTCCTTTGGCGGGGAAACGGAAAACTTGATTCCGCTGTATGCCCTTGGCGTCTTTATCCCGTTTACTTTGTCGCAGGCTGGGATGATGAAGCGTTGGATGACAAAAAAGCCGTCCGGATGGGTAACGCCTTTTCTCATCAATACGGTGGGGATGCTCACCACCCTGACCATTTGCCTGATTTTCCTGATCACCAAGTTTTCACAGGTGTGGACGATATTTGTGTTCCTGCCAATCGTCATCTTTATCTTCCGCAAGATCAACGGACATTATAAAGACTTGGCAGATGAGCTGCGCCTGGATATTGCCGTAGAGAAACCGCAGCCAAAGGGCAGTGTCATTGTCATTCCGGTGGCAGGCATTTCGCAGGTCGTGAAAAACACCATCAGCTATGCACAATCGCTGTCAGATGACATCGTGGCGGTCTATGTGGGATTCAATGATGAGGATATGAAAAAGATGGAGGAAAAATGGGATCAGTGGAACCCTGGCGTTCGCTTGATCATCCTCCGCTCGCATTACCGCAGCATAATCAAGCCCCTGTTTAAATTTATCGATACGGTGGAATGGAAAAAGGCTGACACAGACCATGTGACGGTCATGATCCCGCAGTTCATCACGAAGCGCTGGTGGCACAATCTGCTGCATAACCAAACGAGCCTGTTTCTGCGGGCGTACCTCTTTGCAAGGCAGGATGTCAAAATCGCAACCGTGCCGTACCGCCTAAAAAAATAGATGGAAACGAAAAACAGGCATCGCTGGATGCCTGTTTTCTTGCTTATGGCGGTCGATTCTCAGTGAAGAAGTCTTATAAAAAGACGCCAATGATAGTGGCGGACAAGACGGATGCGAGGGTGGAGCCCAGCAGCAATTTCAAGCCGAATTTGGCTACCACATCTCCCTGTCTCTCATGAAGCGCCTTGACGGAACCGGTAATGATGCCGATAGAGCCGAAATTGGCGAAGCTGACGAGAAATACGGATACAATCCCGATCGTTTTCGGGGATAAGCCCCCTGCGATCTCTTTGAAGTTGAGCATGGCAACGAAT of Brevibacillus choshinensis contains these proteins:
- a CDS encoding APC family permease; translated protein: MISGLKRFLIGRPMKSKELGEEKLSKVKALAVLSSDALSSVAYGTEQILLVLVTLGAVALWYSIPISIAVIGLLTILILSYRQTIFAYTTGGGAYIVAKDNFGTSTGLVAGGSLLVDYILTVAVSTSASTDAITSAFPVLHEHRVLIALVMIVTVTILNLRGITESATILMYPVYLFVIAIFLLIIGGGYQWLVGNVHGQAPVYGAAVPGITLFLLLRAFSSGCSALTGVEAVSNAIPNFKNPAPKNAAVTLIMMGLILGAMFMGISLLAYVYGIGPTPKETVVSQIASAVFGRGILYYFIQAVTALILFLAANTAFAAFPLLAFMLAKDRFMPNMFMVRGDRLGFSNGIIFLGILSAILVISFGGETENLIPLYALGVFIPFTLSQAGMMKRWMTKKPSGWVTPFLINTVGMLTTLTICLIFLITKFSQVWTIFVFLPIVIFIFRKINGHYKDLADELRLDIAVEKPQPKGSVIVIPVAGISQVVKNTISYAQSLSDDIVAVYVGFNDEDMKKMEEKWDQWNPGVRLIILRSHYRSIIKPLFKFIDTVEWKKADTDHVTVMIPQFITKRWWHNLLHNQTSLFLRAYLFARQDVKIATVPYRLKK